In the Mycolicibacterium thermoresistibile genome, one interval contains:
- a CDS encoding DUF4178 domain-containing protein gives METLLILVAIGLFIAAIVVFVKARDQARGSRPPAQRQDPLAFGATQSFGPRQIGPGAIVSYGGVDYVVRGSVTLREGPFVWWEHLLEGGGTEPVWFSVEEDEGRLQLAMWQRRHDLDLQPNGTHVVDGVTFTPTERGRASYTTEGTTGLPAGGDMDYVDYADDREQTFLGFERWAPGMAWEVSLGREVSPGELTVYPAPPPEPHR, from the coding sequence GTGGAAACGCTGCTGATCTTGGTGGCCATCGGCCTGTTCATCGCCGCGATCGTGGTCTTCGTCAAGGCGCGGGACCAGGCCCGCGGGTCCCGTCCGCCGGCGCAGCGCCAGGATCCGCTGGCGTTCGGCGCCACGCAGTCCTTCGGACCGCGGCAGATCGGTCCCGGCGCCATCGTCAGCTACGGCGGGGTCGACTACGTCGTGCGCGGTTCGGTCACCCTGCGCGAGGGCCCGTTCGTCTGGTGGGAGCACCTGTTGGAGGGCGGTGGCACCGAGCCGGTCTGGTTCAGCGTCGAGGAGGACGAGGGCCGCCTCCAGCTGGCGATGTGGCAGCGCCGCCACGATCTGGATCTGCAGCCCAACGGCACCCACGTGGTGGACGGGGTGACGTTCACACCGACCGAACGCGGCCGGGCGTCGTACACCACCGAGGGCACCACCGGGCTGCCCGCCGGCGGCGACATGGACTACGTCGATTACGCCGACGACCGAGAGCAGACGTTCCTCGGATTCGAGCGCTGGGCCCCGGGCATGGCCTGGGAGGTGTCGCTCGGCCGTGAGGTGTCACCGGGCGAGCTGACCGTCTATCCGGCGCCACCCCCCGAACCCCACCGCTAG
- a CDS encoding DUF4247 domain-containing protein produces MSSSTRLYLLSGALAIAGLVCLMLGISLKSKDIRTHIAENYAAYSHGAEVTKYRCTDSPASVAARLVDYQRPEAQASDRGSEYLRYDDDIVIVGPDGNRPCAIQVEDVRGSRYSGGAFIFLGPGFYPGAPSGGSGGSPGGPGGGK; encoded by the coding sequence ATGAGCAGCAGCACCCGCCTGTATCTGCTGTCCGGAGCGCTCGCCATTGCCGGGCTGGTTTGCCTGATGCTGGGAATCTCGTTGAAATCCAAGGACATCCGGACCCACATCGCCGAGAACTACGCCGCCTACTCGCATGGCGCCGAGGTCACCAAGTACCGGTGCACCGACAGCCCCGCCTCGGTGGCCGCCCGGCTGGTCGATTATCAGCGGCCCGAGGCCCAGGCCAGCGACCGCGGCAGCGAGTATCTGCGCTACGACGACGACATCGTGATCGTCGGACCGGACGGCAACCGGCCCTGCGCCATTCAGGTCGAAGACGTCCGCGGCAGCAGATACAGCGGCGGCGCCTTCATCTTCCTCGGCCCCGGTTTCTATCCCGGAGCCCCGTCGGGCGGATCGGGCGGCAGCCCGGGCGGCCCGGGTGGGGGGAAGTGA
- the gatB gene encoding Asp-tRNA(Asn)/Glu-tRNA(Gln) amidotransferase subunit GatB, with amino-acid sequence MTAAASAELLDFDEVIAKYEPVLGMEVHVELSTATKMFCGCANRFGSEPNTQVCPVCLGLPGALPVLNEAAVESAIRIGLALNCEIVPWCRFARKNYFYPDMPKNYQISQYDEPIAVNGYLDVPLEDGSTFRVGIERAHMEEDTGKLTHLGSETGRIEGATTSLIDYNRAGVPLIEIVTKPIEGAGARAPEIARAYVTALRDLLRALGVSDVRMDQGSMRCDSNVSLKPIGQAEFGTRTETKNVNSLKSVEVAVRYEMRRQAAILEAGGTVVQETRHFHEDGYTSPGRSKETAEDYRYFPEPDLEPVAPSREWVEQLRATLPELPWVRRKRLQQDWGVSDEVMRDLVNAGAVDLVSATIEHGVSSEAARAWWGNFLVQKANESGVELDALPISPAQVAAVIKLVDDGKLSNKLARQVVEGVLAGEGEPEQVMKDRGLEVVRDDAALQAAVDEALAANPDIVEKIRGGKVQAAGAIVGAVMKATKGQADAARVRELVMAACGQTG; translated from the coding sequence ATGACTGCCGCTGCCAGTGCTGAGCTGCTCGACTTCGACGAGGTCATCGCCAAGTACGAACCCGTGCTCGGAATGGAAGTCCACGTCGAGCTGTCCACGGCGACGAAGATGTTCTGCGGGTGTGCCAACCGGTTCGGCTCCGAACCCAACACCCAGGTGTGCCCGGTCTGCCTCGGGCTGCCCGGGGCGTTGCCGGTTCTCAACGAGGCCGCGGTGGAGTCGGCGATCCGGATCGGCCTGGCGCTGAACTGCGAGATCGTCCCGTGGTGCCGGTTCGCCCGGAAGAACTACTTCTATCCGGACATGCCGAAGAACTATCAGATCTCGCAGTACGACGAACCGATCGCGGTCAACGGGTACCTCGACGTCCCGTTGGAGGACGGCAGCACCTTCCGGGTCGGGATCGAGCGCGCCCACATGGAGGAGGACACCGGCAAGCTGACCCACCTGGGCAGTGAGACCGGCCGTATCGAGGGCGCCACCACCTCGCTGATCGACTACAACCGCGCCGGCGTGCCGCTCATCGAGATCGTCACCAAGCCGATCGAGGGTGCCGGCGCCCGCGCCCCCGAGATCGCGCGCGCGTACGTGACCGCACTGCGTGATCTGCTGCGCGCCCTTGGGGTTTCGGACGTTCGGATGGACCAGGGGTCGATGCGCTGCGACTCCAACGTGTCGCTCAAGCCGATCGGGCAGGCCGAGTTCGGCACCCGCACCGAGACCAAGAACGTCAACTCGCTCAAGAGCGTCGAGGTCGCCGTGCGATACGAAATGCGACGGCAGGCAGCGATTCTGGAGGCGGGCGGCACCGTCGTCCAGGAGACCCGGCACTTCCACGAGGACGGTTACACCTCCCCGGGGCGCAGCAAGGAGACCGCCGAGGACTACCGCTACTTCCCCGAACCCGATCTGGAGCCGGTCGCCCCCAGCCGGGAGTGGGTCGAGCAGCTGCGTGCGACGCTGCCCGAACTGCCCTGGGTGCGGCGCAAGCGGCTCCAGCAGGACTGGGGCGTCTCCGACGAGGTGATGCGGGACCTGGTCAACGCCGGTGCGGTCGACCTGGTCAGCGCGACCATCGAACACGGTGTCTCCAGCGAGGCCGCCCGCGCCTGGTGGGGGAACTTCCTGGTGCAGAAGGCCAACGAGAGTGGGGTGGAGCTCGACGCGCTGCCGATCAGCCCGGCTCAGGTCGCGGCGGTGATCAAACTCGTCGACGACGGCAAACTGTCGAACAAGCTCGCCCGCCAGGTGGTCGAGGGTGTGCTGGCCGGTGAGGGTGAGCCCGAGCAGGTGATGAAGGACCGCGGGCTGGAGGTGGTGCGCGACGATGCGGCGCTGCAGGCCGCGGTCGACGAGGCGCTGGCCGCCAACCCCGACATCGTCGAGAAGATCCGCGGTGGCAAGGTGCAGGCGGCCGGTGCGATCGTCGGCGCCGTCATGAAGGCCACCAAGGGGCAGGCCGATGCGGCGCGGGTGCGTGAACTGGTGATGGCCGCCTGCGGTCAGACCGGCTGA
- a CDS encoding DoxX family membrane protein, with product MTSHPQDHRGWRRPHGTGPDDLGVRPASASLVDPEDDLSSTYGGDIETTAIPSYPSTGTASAQSPFALTGEPEPLPYVQPDDGSSFANYSAGAASSFSTGPASSFPAGSFPAGPAEVGTDELTEDRIKAAGRRGTMDLGLMLIRVGLGALLVVHGLQQAFGWWGGDGLGGLRDALTESGFRYAEALTYAVAGAQIGAGVLLVLGLFTPLAAAGALAYLINVLLAGISANNGALPFFLPEGYEFEITLIVVAAALVLTGPGRYGLDAGRGWARRPFIGSFLALLLGVGAGIAIWVLLNGANPLG from the coding sequence GTGACCAGTCACCCTCAAGACCACCGTGGTTGGCGCCGTCCCCACGGTACGGGCCCCGACGATCTGGGCGTGCGGCCCGCATCGGCGAGCCTGGTCGATCCTGAGGACGACCTGTCCTCCACCTACGGCGGCGACATCGAGACAACGGCCATACCGAGTTACCCCTCCACCGGCACGGCGTCCGCACAGTCGCCGTTCGCCCTCACCGGTGAACCCGAACCGTTGCCGTACGTCCAGCCGGACGACGGATCGTCGTTCGCCAACTATTCAGCCGGCGCGGCGTCGAGTTTCTCGACCGGGCCGGCTTCGTCTTTTCCGGCCGGGTCTTTTCCGGCCGGACCCGCCGAAGTGGGGACGGACGAACTCACCGAGGACCGCATCAAGGCGGCCGGCCGCCGCGGCACCATGGATCTGGGACTGATGCTGATCCGGGTCGGTCTGGGTGCGCTGCTGGTGGTGCACGGTCTCCAGCAGGCGTTCGGCTGGTGGGGCGGGGACGGGCTGGGCGGTCTGCGCGACGCGCTGACCGAATCCGGATTCCGGTACGCCGAGGCGCTCACCTACGCCGTGGCCGGCGCGCAGATCGGCGCCGGTGTGCTGCTGGTGCTCGGGTTGTTCACCCCGTTGGCGGCCGCGGGTGCGCTGGCCTACCTGATCAACGTGCTGCTCGCCGGGATCTCGGCAAACAACGGTGCGCTGCCGTTCTTCCTGCCCGAGGGTTACGAGTTCGAGATCACGCTGATCGTGGTCGCCGCGGCGCTCGTGCTCACCGGCCCCGGCCGGTACGGGCTCGACGCCGGACGCGGGTGGGCCCGGCGACCCTTCATCGGTTCGTTCCTGGCCCTGCTGCTGGGCGTCGGGGCGGGCATCGCGATCTGGGTGCTGCTCAACGGCGCGAATCCGCTCGGCTAG
- a CDS encoding amino acid-binding protein → MTSYLLRVQLEDRPGSLGALAVALGAVGADILSLDVVERSGGYAIDDLVVDLPAGAMPDMLITAAENLTGIHVDSIRPYTGLLEAHRELELIDHIAAAPGRTGKLQVLVDEAPRVLRVGWCTVLREEDGEVHRVVGSPSAPETRAGNAPFLPLDRPTVLDETASWVPQVWRDMDTTLAAAPLGDPHTAVVLGRPGGPAFRPSEVARLGYLAGIVATLLH, encoded by the coding sequence GTGACTTCGTATCTGTTACGGGTCCAGCTGGAGGACCGGCCGGGCAGCCTGGGCGCCCTCGCGGTGGCGCTGGGGGCGGTCGGTGCCGACATCCTGTCGCTTGACGTCGTCGAGCGCAGCGGCGGCTATGCCATCGACGACCTGGTCGTCGATCTTCCCGCCGGGGCGATGCCGGACATGCTGATCACCGCCGCCGAGAACCTCACCGGCATCCACGTCGACAGCATCCGCCCGTACACCGGGCTGCTGGAGGCGCACCGGGAACTCGAGCTGATCGACCACATCGCGGCCGCGCCCGGGCGGACCGGGAAGCTGCAGGTGCTCGTCGACGAGGCGCCCCGGGTGCTGCGGGTCGGGTGGTGCACCGTGCTTCGCGAGGAGGACGGCGAGGTGCATCGCGTGGTCGGCAGCCCCAGCGCCCCGGAGACCCGGGCCGGCAACGCGCCGTTCCTGCCGCTGGACCGTCCCACCGTGTTGGACGAGACCGCCTCCTGGGTGCCGCAGGTGTGGCGCGATATGGACACCACGCTGGCCGCGGCGCCGCTGGGGGATCCGCACACCGCCGTGGTGCTGGGCCGTCCGGGCGGACCGGCGTTCCGGCCGTCCGAGGTGGCGCGGCTGGGGTACCTGGCCGGAATCGTGGCGACGCTGCTGCACTGA
- a CDS encoding ATP-dependent 6-phosphofructokinase yields the protein MRIGVLTGGGDCPGLNAVIRAVVRTCDVRYGSSVVGFRDGWRGLLENRRVQLRNDDRNDRLLAKGGTILGTARVHPEKLRAGLDQIKQTLDENGIDVLIPIGGEGTLTAARWLSDENVPVVGVPKTIDNDIDCTDQTFGHDTAVTVASEAIDRLHSTAESHQRVMLVEVMGRHAGWIALNAGLASGAHLILIPEQPFDVEEVCRLIRQRFVRGDSHFICVVAEGAKPAPGSMQLREGGVDEFGHERFTGVAQQLALEVEKRINKEVRVTVLGHVQRGGTPTAFDRVLATRFGVNAADAAHAGEYGMMVALRGQEIVRVSLADATRNLKLVPQSRYDDAAEFFG from the coding sequence ATGCGTATCGGAGTGCTCACCGGAGGGGGCGACTGCCCCGGACTGAACGCGGTCATCAGGGCGGTGGTTCGCACCTGCGACGTCCGATACGGCTCGTCGGTGGTGGGGTTCCGCGACGGTTGGCGGGGGCTGTTGGAGAACCGGCGGGTGCAACTGCGCAACGACGACCGCAACGACCGGCTGCTGGCCAAGGGTGGCACCATCCTGGGCACCGCCCGGGTGCATCCCGAGAAGCTGCGTGCCGGGCTGGACCAGATCAAACAGACCCTCGACGAGAACGGCATCGACGTGCTCATCCCGATCGGCGGGGAGGGCACGCTCACCGCAGCGCGCTGGTTGTCCGACGAGAACGTCCCGGTGGTCGGGGTGCCGAAGACCATCGACAACGACATCGACTGCACCGACCAGACATTCGGCCACGACACCGCGGTGACCGTGGCGAGCGAGGCGATCGACCGGTTGCACAGCACCGCCGAGTCCCATCAGCGGGTGATGCTCGTCGAGGTGATGGGCCGGCATGCGGGATGGATCGCGCTGAACGCCGGGCTGGCCTCCGGAGCCCACCTGATCCTCATCCCCGAGCAGCCGTTCGATGTCGAGGAGGTGTGCCGGCTGATCAGACAGCGGTTCGTGCGCGGGGATTCGCACTTCATCTGCGTGGTCGCCGAGGGCGCCAAACCGGCACCCGGGTCGATGCAGTTGCGGGAGGGCGGCGTCGACGAGTTCGGTCACGAGCGGTTCACCGGGGTGGCCCAGCAGCTGGCGCTGGAGGTGGAGAAGCGCATCAACAAGGAGGTGCGGGTGACCGTACTGGGGCATGTGCAGCGCGGCGGCACCCCCACGGCGTTCGACCGGGTGCTGGCCACCCGGTTCGGGGTGAACGCCGCCGACGCCGCGCACGCCGGCGAGTACGGGATGATGGTCGCGCTGCGGGGCCAGGAGATCGTGCGGGTGTCCTTGGCGGACGCGACCCGCAACCTCAAGCTGGTGCCGCAGAGCCGTTACGACGACGCCGCCGAGTTCTTCGGCTGA
- a CDS encoding DUF2617 family protein, which yields MPFFELAVTPTDVSGEALGLALNAPAPRPLAGWRLRHPRGGELRLGVLGASHVVTVEADGGAGTLFSEQVSCAAHSYGGALPGRAEAAGYRLESRTSRADETSFRELARELRDRCARDPAWLGGAFPGDDAALTVLTARPDGAGWRWRTWHLYPAAEGGTVVYTSSRWTP from the coding sequence TTGCCGTTCTTCGAACTCGCCGTCACGCCGACCGATGTCAGCGGGGAGGCACTCGGCCTGGCGCTCAACGCGCCCGCGCCCCGGCCGCTGGCCGGCTGGCGGCTCCGCCACCCACGCGGAGGTGAGCTGCGGCTGGGTGTGCTGGGCGCATCCCACGTCGTCACCGTGGAAGCCGACGGAGGCGCCGGAACCCTTTTCTCCGAACAGGTTTCGTGTGCAGCGCACAGCTACGGCGGCGCCCTGCCGGGCCGCGCCGAAGCCGCGGGCTACCGCCTCGAGTCGCGGACGAGCAGAGCCGACGAGACATCGTTCCGCGAGCTCGCGCGGGAACTGCGCGACCGCTGCGCCCGCGATCCCGCATGGCTCGGCGGTGCGTTTCCCGGTGACGACGCCGCACTCACCGTGCTGACCGCTCGGCCGGACGGCGCCGGATGGCGTTGGCGGACCTGGCATCTGTATCCGGCGGCGGAGGGCGGAACGGTGGTCTACACCAGCAGCCGGTGGACACCATGA
- a CDS encoding PH domain-containing protein — MAHLGVAIVALGMVPLVGAVPILAPLWLIPVLLSVAIVRYRTVADRAGVMVRTLVGNRTLPWDTIEGLRFGRGSWAIAHCRDGGQVRLPAVTFATLPLLTEASGGRVPNPYDRD; from the coding sequence ATGGCCCACCTGGGCGTCGCCATCGTCGCGCTGGGCATGGTGCCGTTGGTCGGCGCGGTGCCGATATTGGCGCCGTTGTGGCTGATCCCGGTCCTGCTGTCGGTGGCGATCGTGCGGTACCGCACGGTCGCCGACCGCGCCGGTGTCATGGTCCGCACCCTGGTCGGTAACCGCACGCTGCCGTGGGACACCATCGAGGGGCTGCGGTTCGGCCGGGGTTCGTGGGCGATCGCCCACTGCCGTGACGGCGGGCAGGTGCGGCTACCGGCCGTGACGTTCGCCACACTGCCGCTGCTGACGGAGGCCAGCGGCGGCCGGGTGCCCAACCCGTACGACCGGGACTGA
- the gatA gene encoding Asp-tRNA(Asn)/Glu-tRNA(Gln) amidotransferase subunit GatA: MSQGKSTDDLIRLDAATLGAKIAAKEISSTELTQACLDRIAATDDRYNAFLHVAANKALSAAARVDAAVAAGEELPSPLAGVPLALKDVFTTIDMPTTCGSKILDGWQAPYDATVTVALRAAGIPILGKTNLDEFAMGSSTENSAFGPTRNPWDVNRVPGGSGGGSAAALAAFQAPLAIGSDTGGSIRQPAALTATVGVKPTYGTVSRYGLVACASSLDQGGPCGRTVLDTALLHQVIAGHDAKDSTSLTAPVPDVVAAARAGASGDLKGVRVGVVRQLRGEGIQPGVLASFDAAVEQLAALGAEVIEVDCPNIDHALAAYYLIMPSEVSSNLARFDAMRYGLRVGDDGTRSAEEVMALTRAAGFGPEVKRRIMIGTYALSAGYYDAYYNQAQKVRTLVARDFDAAYEKVDVLVSPTTPTTAFPLGEKVDHPLAMYLFDLCTLPLNLAGHCGMSVPSGLSPDDNLPVGLQIMAPALADDRLYRVGAAYEAARGPLPAAV; the protein is encoded by the coding sequence ATGAGCCAGGGGAAGAGCACTGATGACCTGATCCGGTTGGACGCCGCCACGCTGGGGGCGAAGATCGCGGCGAAGGAGATCTCGTCCACCGAGCTGACCCAGGCCTGCCTGGATCGCATCGCCGCGACCGACGACCGGTACAACGCGTTCCTGCACGTCGCCGCGAACAAGGCGTTGAGCGCGGCGGCGCGGGTGGACGCCGCGGTCGCCGCCGGTGAGGAGTTGCCGTCCCCGCTGGCCGGGGTGCCGTTGGCGCTCAAGGACGTCTTCACCACCATCGACATGCCCACCACCTGCGGATCGAAGATCCTCGACGGGTGGCAGGCCCCGTACGACGCCACGGTGACGGTGGCGCTGCGGGCGGCGGGCATCCCGATCCTGGGCAAGACCAACCTGGACGAGTTCGCGATGGGCTCGTCCACCGAGAACTCCGCGTTCGGTCCCACCCGCAACCCCTGGGACGTCAACCGGGTGCCGGGTGGTTCCGGGGGTGGCAGCGCGGCGGCGCTGGCGGCGTTCCAGGCCCCGCTGGCCATCGGCAGCGACACCGGCGGGTCGATCCGCCAGCCGGCGGCGCTGACCGCGACGGTCGGGGTCAAGCCCACCTACGGCACGGTGTCCCGCTACGGGCTGGTGGCCTGCGCGTCCTCCCTGGATCAGGGCGGACCGTGCGGGCGCACGGTGCTCGACACGGCGCTGCTGCATCAGGTGATCGCCGGGCACGACGCGAAGGACTCCACCTCGCTGACCGCACCGGTGCCCGACGTGGTCGCCGCGGCCCGCGCCGGCGCCTCCGGTGACCTCAAGGGGGTGCGTGTCGGTGTGGTGCGCCAGCTGCGCGGGGAGGGTATCCAGCCCGGGGTGCTGGCATCGTTCGACGCCGCGGTCGAGCAGCTCGCCGCGCTGGGCGCCGAGGTCATCGAGGTGGACTGCCCCAACATCGACCACGCGCTGGCCGCGTACTACCTGATCATGCCGTCGGAGGTTTCCAGCAACCTGGCCCGGTTCGACGCGATGCGCTACGGGCTGCGGGTCGGCGACGACGGCACCCGCAGCGCCGAGGAGGTGATGGCGCTGACCCGCGCGGCGGGATTCGGACCGGAAGTCAAGCGCCGCATCATGATCGGCACCTACGCGCTGTCGGCCGGCTATTACGACGCGTACTACAACCAGGCGCAGAAGGTCCGCACCCTGGTCGCCCGCGACTTCGACGCGGCGTACGAGAAGGTCGACGTGCTGGTGTCGCCGACCACGCCGACCACCGCCTTCCCGCTCGGGGAGAAGGTCGACCATCCGTTGGCGATGTACCTGTTCGATCTGTGCACGCTGCCGTTGAACCTGGCCGGGCACTGCGGCATGTCGGTGCCGTCCGGGTTGTCGCCGGATGACAATCTGCCGGTCGGGCTGCAGATCATGGCGCCGGCGCTGGCCGACGATCGGCTGTACCGGGTCGGCGCGGCCTACGAGGCTGCGCGCGGACCCCTTCCGGCAGCGGTCTGA
- the gatC gene encoding Asp-tRNA(Asn)/Glu-tRNA(Gln) amidotransferase subunit GatC, whose protein sequence is MSQISRDEVSHLARLARLALTEDELDSFAGQLDAILEHVGRIQAVDVTGVEPTDNPLKAVNVFRPDVVQPSLSQQDALAGAPEVQDGQFAVPRILGEPE, encoded by the coding sequence GTGTCACAGATCTCCCGCGACGAGGTGTCTCATCTGGCCCGGTTGGCCAGGCTCGCGTTGACCGAGGACGAGCTCGACAGCTTCGCCGGTCAGCTGGACGCGATCCTGGAGCATGTCGGACGGATTCAGGCCGTCGACGTCACCGGTGTCGAGCCGACCGACAACCCGCTCAAAGCTGTCAACGTGTTCCGCCCGGACGTGGTGCAGCCCAGCCTGTCGCAGCAGGACGCGCTGGCGGGCGCACCCGAGGTCCAGGACGGTCAGTTCGCGGTTCCGCGCATCCTGGGGGAGCCTGAATGA
- a CDS encoding NAD(P)-dependent oxidoreductase — protein MRIVIFGANGPTGRLLTTRVLDAGHQAVAVTRRPTDFPMRHPRLTVAGADVRDPATLDGVVHGADAVLSSLGVPFSMRAIDTYSVGTANIVAAMRAAAVPRLVVTSSTGAFPYPNRVDPPFALRIVEPVITRTIGKSTYDDQRRMESIVRGSGLDWTIVRPSGLFDLAEPTDYVAGEVEPVGMFTARIDLADYMTRLAGSSDGTGKTVVVSTVEHIPTIWQMVRREAVKTG, from the coding sequence ATGCGGATCGTGATCTTCGGGGCCAACGGCCCCACCGGCCGACTGCTCACCACCCGCGTGCTCGACGCGGGCCACCAGGCGGTCGCCGTGACGCGCCGCCCGACCGACTTCCCGATGCGCCATCCGCGGCTCACGGTGGCGGGGGCCGACGTCCGGGATCCGGCCACCCTCGACGGGGTGGTGCACGGCGCCGATGCCGTGCTGTCGAGTCTCGGCGTGCCGTTCAGCATGCGCGCGATTGACACCTACTCGGTCGGCACGGCCAACATCGTCGCCGCGATGCGGGCGGCGGCGGTGCCGCGACTGGTGGTCACCAGCTCCACCGGCGCGTTCCCCTACCCGAACCGGGTCGATCCCCCGTTCGCACTGCGCATCGTGGAACCCGTCATCACCCGCACCATCGGGAAGAGCACCTACGACGATCAGCGGCGCATGGAGTCGATCGTGCGGGGCAGCGGGCTGGACTGGACGATCGTGCGGCCCTCAGGACTGTTCGATCTCGCGGAACCGACGGATTACGTCGCGGGCGAAGTGGAACCGGTGGGCATGTTCACCGCGCGGATCGACCTGGCGGACTACATGACCCGGCTGGCCGGCAGCTCCGACGGCACCGGGAAGACGGTCGTCGTCTCGACCGTCGAGCACATCCCCACCATCTGGCAGATGGTGCGCCGCGAGGCCGTCAAGACCGGATGA
- a CDS encoding MarR family winged helix-turn-helix transcriptional regulator has translation MEERSSGIAALHQRIPFLLSQLGAHLAEDFVRRLEPFGIEPRIYAVLTALSEVDGQSQRELSAQLGIHRNAMVAVVDKMESLGLVKRLPHPADRRAFAVTLTDKARELLPALDAEGRAQEDAVTAAMTPAERRETLRLLQKMSSTVGLVPGVHPKLG, from the coding sequence ATGGAGGAACGCTCGAGCGGTATCGCCGCACTGCATCAGCGGATCCCGTTCCTGCTGTCTCAGCTGGGCGCCCACCTCGCCGAGGACTTCGTCCGACGGCTCGAGCCGTTCGGGATCGAGCCACGCATCTACGCGGTCCTCACGGCGCTGAGCGAGGTCGACGGGCAATCGCAGCGCGAACTGTCGGCACAGCTGGGCATCCATCGCAACGCGATGGTGGCCGTGGTCGACAAGATGGAGAGTCTGGGGCTGGTCAAACGCTTGCCGCATCCGGCTGATCGCCGGGCCTTCGCGGTGACGTTGACCGACAAGGCCCGGGAGCTGCTGCCGGCGCTGGACGCCGAGGGCCGCGCCCAGGAGGACGCGGTCACCGCGGCGATGACCCCCGCCGAGCGGCGGGAGACCCTGCGGCTGCTGCAGAAGATGTCGTCCACGGTGGGGTTGGTGCCGGGCGTGCACCCGAAATTGGGCTGA
- a CDS encoding PQQ-dependent sugar dehydrogenase yields MKPGRPVRSMLALLCTALLVASGCARFDNAQSQPFTTEAELQPRPTTTTPPPPLPANPPRKECPAPGVMQGCLESTSGLVMGLDSKSALVAERTTGAIKEVSISEEPKIKTVIPVDPAGDGGLLDIVLSPSHRQDRLMYAYISTPTDNRVVRIADNDPPKPILTGIPKGATGNTGSLIFSSPTTLLVQTGDAGDPALADDPNSLAGKVLRVEQPTTVNPAPITTALSGLGAGGAMCIDPTDGSLFVTDRHPSGDRLQRITKADEVSTVWTWPDRPGVAGCAALDGTVLVNLVDTKQTVAVRSDPDTGAVTGEPEVVRQDTRGHVWALQLSPDGNVWGATVNKTFGDAEQLDDVVFPLFPQGGFPRTDEEKT; encoded by the coding sequence ATGAAACCAGGGCGACCGGTGCGGAGCATGCTGGCGCTGTTGTGCACGGCGCTGCTCGTCGCCTCGGGGTGTGCCCGCTTCGACAACGCACAGTCGCAGCCGTTCACCACCGAGGCGGAGCTGCAGCCCAGGCCGACGACCACCACCCCACCGCCGCCGCTACCCGCCAACCCGCCGCGGAAAGAATGCCCGGCCCCCGGGGTGATGCAGGGCTGCCTGGAGAGCACCAGTGGTCTGGTCATGGGCCTGGACAGCAAGTCCGCGCTGGTCGCCGAACGGACCACCGGCGCGATCAAGGAGGTCTCGATCTCCGAGGAGCCGAAGATCAAGACCGTGATCCCGGTCGATCCGGCGGGCGACGGCGGGCTACTGGACATCGTGTTGTCGCCCAGCCACCGGCAGGACCGGCTGATGTACGCCTACATCAGCACCCCCACCGACAACCGGGTGGTCCGCATCGCCGACAACGATCCGCCCAAACCGATCCTGACCGGGATTCCCAAGGGCGCGACCGGCAACACCGGGTCGCTGATCTTCTCCAGCCCCACGACGCTGCTGGTGCAGACCGGCGACGCCGGTGATCCGGCCCTGGCCGACGATCCGAACTCGCTGGCCGGGAAGGTGCTGCGGGTCGAACAACCCACCACCGTCAACCCGGCGCCGATCACCACCGCGCTGTCCGGGCTGGGAGCCGGCGGGGCGATGTGCATCGACCCCACCGACGGATCGCTGTTCGTCACCGACCGCCACCCCAGCGGTGACCGGTTGCAGCGGATCACCAAAGCAGACGAGGTGTCCACGGTGTGGACCTGGCCGGACCGCCCGGGCGTGGCCGGCTGTGCGGCACTCGACGGCACCGTGCTGGTGAACCTGGTCGACACCAAGCAGACCGTCGCGGTCCGCTCCGATCCGGACACCGGCGCGGTGACCGGCGAGCCGGAGGTGGTTCGTCAGGACACCCGCGGCCACGTCTGGGCGCTGCAATTGTCGCCGGACGGCAACGTGTGGGGCGCCACGGTGAACAAGACGTTCGGGGACGCCGAGCAGCTCGACGACGTGGTGTTCCCGTTGTTCCCGCAGGGTGGGTTCCCGCGGACCGACGAAGAGAAGACCTGA